The proteins below are encoded in one region of Danio rerio strain Tuebingen ecotype United States chromosome 12, GRCz12tu, whole genome shotgun sequence:
- the tecpr1a gene encoding tectonin beta-propeller repeat-containing protein 1 isoform X3, translated as MPSSLLWAVDVYGRVYSLSTAGQQWEHCREAHLEFKRITAVQQCCWSIACDHNIYLNVHASDVPIRYQEDTYENQRWNPVDGFSDRLLPSDRWQWSDVTGLKHQPLADFQLPSENWEWEGDWYVDENFGGEPTEKGGWTYAIDFPATYTKDKKWNSCVRRRRWLRYRRYKAQDTWVKIPSDQTGSLPDPFNDITCGGWEVTEEPRGCLALWAVSLQGKVWFRSGINHHNPEGSFWEEVTVPGEVVQISCGPGDLVWAVLWEGHLLVREGIGRDCLRGSSWVTVESPNPGVGAVHVAVGVNVVWAVTKDHKVWFRRGVNSHNPCGSSWISMVGEMVMINVGLNDQVWGIAFEDRAVYFRQGVTASELSGKAWKVVSLTRDNDRSHSSASASSLQSAGCFFGGEVRLQSQASMLSDADAETDPAAGEVVPAPEMGDAPKPRIPKVTSDSFISELVSDREGQISRRDVPSASPSIPEEEQPEKEVDDRVSPAQVLSPSQSGGVDPQWSNVDLEEAQTHLASGAGGDAAETSSLSSVATYNLAVEEPYGADEHPKWAWISGGGCLVECHSQLNWFNSSTSTTLNSSMQAMSFSITPAQTAAWRKQIFEQLSERSKREMENFMHYEQAIEQSVWVKKGTMQWWRDWKPHKWVDVQFALEQFSGAEGNKDGILFIYYTFNDEKKYLHAFINEVTILVPVLNESKHTFAIYTAERTKQRWPIRLAAATELEMYDWLALLSVSCCDSRGIQGPPCKQAIWSVTCKGDVFVSEPTKELEASPYPTACDQMFWRQVGGHLRIVESNSLGVVWGIGYDHTAWVHTGGYGGGFFQGLASSTDNIYTQTDVKSVYIYENQRWNPVTGYTDRGLPTDRYMWSDASGLKECTKNNTKPPSPHWTWVSEWSIDYSVAGGTDREGWQYAADFPASYHGYKTLKDFVRRRRWARKCKLTTTGPWQEVPPIPLSDITILPCGPKSTVEQVSLWAISNKGDVLCRLGVTSLTPGGSSWLHVGTDQPFKSISIGGVHQVWAIAKDGSAFYRGSVSTQTPAGDCWYHIPSPTGQKLKQVSVGRTSVYTVDENGNLWYRHGVMPSYPQGSSWEHISNNVRKVSVGPLDQVWIIADKVQGSHSLSCGTVCRRLGVLPMEPKGHSWDYGIGVSTADVILKSKVCFSINCVPSLKSSVCFRVDGIT; from the exons ATGCCGAGCTCCCTCCTGTGGGCTGTTGATGTGTACGGGAGGGTTTACAGTCTTTCGACAGCGGGACAGCAGTGGGAACATTGTCGCGAGGCCCATTTGGAGTTCAAGCGCATCACGGCTGTGCAGCAGTGTTGCTGGAGCATTGCCTGTGACCACAACATCTACCTGAACGTCCATGCAAGTGATGTGCCCATCCGCTACCAAGAGGACACGTATGAAAACCAG AGGTGGAACCCAGTCGATGGCTTCTCAGACCGGTTGTTGCCCAGTGACCGATGGCAGTGGAGTGATGTCACCGGGCTGAAGCACCAACCTCTGGCTGACTTTCAGCTGCCCTCTGAGAACTGGGAGTGGGAAGGGGACTGGTATGTGGATGAAAACTTTGGAGGAGAGCCCACAGAGAAAGGG ggatGGACATATGCTATTGATTTTCCAGCTACTTACACTAAAGATAAAAAATGGAACTCTTGTGTGCGTCGCCGCAGATGGTTACGATACAGAAGGTACAAGGCACAGGACACTTGGGTCAAG ATCCCCTCAGATCAGACCGGGAGTCTTCCTGACCCGTTTAATGACATCACTTGTGGTGGTTGGGAAGTCACTGAGGAGCCCAGAGGGTGTTTGGCACTGTGGGCTGTTTCTTTGCAGGGCAAG GTGTGGTTCCGCAGTGGCATCAACCACCATAATCCTGAGGGCTCCTTTTGGGAGGAGGTGACCGTACCAGGAGAGGTCGTGCAGATCAGCTGTGGGCCTGGTGACTTGGTGTGGGCCGTCCTGTGGGAAGGTCATCTGCTAGTCAGAGAGGGGATTGGCAGAGACTGTCTTAGGG GGTCATCGTGGGTGACAGTGGAGTCACCGAACCCTGGAGTGGGTGCTGTACATGTAGCTGTTGGTGTGAATGTAGTGTGGGCTGTCACTAAAGATCATAAA GTCTGGTTTAGGAGGGGCGTGAATTCCCATAATCCTTGTGGCTCAAGTTGGATTAGTATGGTTGGAGAAATGGTCATGATCAACGTGGGTCTCAATGACCAG GTGTGGGGTATTGCTTTTGAAGACCGGGCCGTCTATTTTCGTCAGGGTGTGACTGCCAGCGAGCTCAGTGGGAAGGCCTGGAAGGTTGTGTCTTTGACCAGAGATAATGACCGGTCCCATTCTAGTGCCAGCGCAAGCAGCCTGCAGAG TGCCGGTTGTTTCTTTGGTGGCGAGGTGCGTCTGCAGTCCCAGGCATCAATGTTGAGTGATGCAGACGCTGAGACTGACCCTGCTGCAGGTGAAGTTGTCCCAGCACCTGAGATGGGAGACGCCCCTAAACCACGTATACCCAAAGTGACTAGCGACAGCTTCATCTCAGAGCTTGTGTCTGATCGTGAAGGTCAAATAAGTCGGCGCGACGTCCCTTCAGCCAGCCCTTCTATTCCTGAAGAAGAGCAGCCAGAAAAAGAGGTGGATGACCGGGTTTCTCCAGCTCAGGTTCTGTCTCCTAGTCAGTCAGGTGGAGTGGATCCTCAGTGGAGCAATGTGGACCTGGAGGAAGCCCAGACTCATCTCGCATCAGGAGCTGGAGGAGACGCAGCTGAAACCTCCAGCCTGTCTTCTGTAGCCACCTATAATTTGGCTGTAGAGGAGCCTTATGGGGCAGATGAGCATCCAAAGTGGGCCTGGATCAGCGGTGGAGGATGTTTGGTTGAATGTCACTCACAGCTCAATTGGTTCAACTCATCTACATCTACAA CCCTGAACTCCTCCATGCAGGCCATGTCTTTCTCCATCACACCTGCTCAAACGGCAGCATGGCGTAAACAGATATTTGAGCAGCTGAGCGAGCGCTCCAAGAGAGAAATGGAGAATTTCATGCATTATGAGCAGGCCATTGAACAG TCTGTGTGGGTGAAGAAGGGCACCATGCAGTGGTGGAGAGACTGGAAGCCTCATAAATGGGTGGATGTTCAGTTTGCACTGGAGCAGTTTTCAGGAGCAGAGGGGAACAAGGATGGGATTCTGTTTATCTACTACACCTTCAATGATGAGAAGAAG TATCTTCATGCGTTCATTAATGAAGTGACGATCCTGGTGCCGGTACTGAATGAGTCCAAACACACGTTTGCCATCTATACAGCAGAGCGAACCAAACAGAGGTGGCCCATTCGCTTGGCTGCGGCAACTGAGCTGGAGATGTACGACTGG CTGGCCCTTCTCAGCGTGTCCTGCTGCGACTCCAGAGGTATTCAGGGCCCTCCTTGCAAACAGGCCATCTGGTCTGTCACCTGTAAAGGGGACGTCTTTGTGAGCGAACCAACGAAGGAACTAGAGGCATCTCCCTATCCTACAGCCTGTGATCAGAT GTTCTGGCGTCAAGTTGGAGGGCATTTGCGCATTGTGGAGTCCAACAGTCTTGGTGTGGTGTGGGGGATCGGCTACGACCACACCGCCTGGGTCCACACTGGAGGTTATGGAGGAGGCTTCTTTCAAG GTTTGGCAAGCAGCACAGATAACATCTACACACAGACCGATGTCAAGAGTGTTTACATATATGAGAACCAGCGCTGGAATCCTGTCACTGGCTACACTGACAG GGGTCTTCCTACTGATCGTTACATGTGGAGTGATGCCTCGGGTCTGAAGGAGTGCACTAAAAACAACACTAAACCTCCCTCTCCACACTGGACTTGG GTTTCAGAATGGTCTATTGACTATTCTGTAGCAGGAGGGACAGACAGAGAGGGCTGGCAGTATGCAGCTGACTTTCCTGC GTCATACCATGGATATAAAACACTGAAGGATTTTGTCCGCCGCAGACGTTGGGCCAG AAAGTGTAAACTCACTACAACCGGCCCCTGGCAGGAGGTCCCACCTATACCATTGAGTGACATAACAATCCTGCCTTGTGGGCCGAAGAGCACCGTAGAACAGGTGTCATTATGGGCCATCAGCAACAAGGGAGATGTTTTGTGCCGCCTGGGTGTCACATCACTGACTCCTGGG GGGTCGTCATGGTTACATGTGGGAACTGACCAGCCTTTCAAGTCAATCTCCATAGGTGGCGTTCATCAGGTTTGGGCCATTGCTAAAGACGGCTCTGCATTCTATAGGGGCTCAGTGTCAACCCAAACCCCAGCCG GAGACTGCTGGTATCACATACCCTCACCAACAGGACAGAAGCTCAAACAGGTGTCAGTGGGAAGGACGTCTGTATACACAGTTGATGAAAATG